Proteins encoded by one window of Halobaculum halobium:
- a CDS encoding RNB domain-containing ribonuclease, whose translation MSDAQSEEEPAQGTAEDQGPVTITQGLADALADKRESLFAEFEIRDEFPPEVMREAKDRTEGVQQEIQDEIDERRDLRELTTWTTDPADAQDFDDAISIEEHDEEYQLWVHIADVSHYVHPDSAMWAEAVERGNTVYLPGYTIHMLPPVLAETVCSLVPNEDRLAHTVEMRLDKETLSFEELDIYKSVINSDERLTYKQCERRLDDPDAPLHEECVLAYDVADQLHEQRKEDGSLVLNPSRDRAHTIIEECMLKANKAVTHELMWNRGVEAMYRVHPQPTPEQWNEALKEIQELDGVSIPGDAWGDDPRKAVNAALEEAPDRQLNKIQRAVLKVMPRAKYMNDPFGGHHALNFDIYGHFTSPIRRLSDLINHWIVHENDVPETLIELCDRASDKQKDAETAERLYKQFMQEVGLDSYAVNNRGVEVMDDPEDAQYDRPDTVPE comes from the coding sequence ATGAGTGACGCACAGTCGGAAGAGGAGCCGGCCCAAGGCACCGCCGAGGACCAGGGACCGGTCACCATCACGCAGGGGCTCGCGGACGCGCTCGCCGACAAGCGCGAGTCGTTGTTCGCTGAGTTCGAGATCCGCGACGAGTTTCCCCCGGAGGTGATGCGCGAGGCGAAGGACCGAACCGAGGGCGTCCAACAGGAGATCCAAGACGAGATCGACGAGCGGCGCGATCTCCGGGAGTTGACCACGTGGACGACCGACCCCGCCGACGCGCAGGACTTCGACGACGCCATCTCCATCGAGGAACACGACGAGGAGTACCAGCTGTGGGTTCACATCGCCGACGTGAGCCACTACGTTCACCCCGACTCGGCGATGTGGGCGGAGGCCGTCGAGCGCGGAAACACGGTCTACCTGCCGGGATACACCATCCACATGCTCCCGCCCGTCTTGGCGGAGACAGTGTGTTCGTTGGTCCCCAACGAAGACCGCCTCGCCCACACCGTCGAGATGCGCCTCGACAAGGAGACGCTCTCGTTCGAGGAACTGGATATCTACAAGTCCGTCATCAACTCCGACGAGCGCCTCACCTACAAGCAGTGCGAGCGCCGCCTCGACGACCCCGACGCGCCGCTGCACGAGGAGTGCGTGCTCGCGTACGACGTGGCCGACCAACTCCACGAGCAGCGCAAGGAAGACGGCTCGCTCGTGTTGAATCCGAGCCGCGACCGCGCCCACACCATCATCGAGGAGTGCATGCTGAAGGCGAACAAGGCGGTCACCCACGAGCTGATGTGGAATCGCGGCGTCGAGGCGATGTACCGCGTCCACCCGCAGCCGACCCCCGAGCAGTGGAACGAGGCGCTCAAGGAAATTCAGGAACTCGACGGCGTCTCGATCCCCGGCGACGCGTGGGGCGACGACCCCCGGAAGGCGGTCAACGCCGCGCTGGAGGAGGCACCGGACCGACAGCTCAACAAGATCCAGCGCGCCGTGCTGAAGGTGATGCCCCGCGCGAAGTACATGAACGACCCCTTCGGCGGGCACCACGCGCTCAACTTCGACATCTACGGCCACTTCACCAGCCCAATCCGGCGGCTCTCGGACCTGATCAACCACTGGATCGTCCACGAGAACGACGTGCCCGAGACACTCATCGAACTGTGTGACAGGGCGTCAGACAAGCAGAAGGACGCCGAGACCGCAGAACGCCTGTACAAGCAGTTCATGCAGGAGGTCGGGCTCGACTCCTACGCGGTGAACAACCGCGGCGTCGAGGTGATGGACGACCCCGAGGACGCGCAGTACGACCGTCCGGACACGGTCCCGGAGTAG
- a CDS encoding DUF7532 family protein: MHFDPREQAALREVGLDADDLRTASDLIADAVGETAEDLAAFFEDGGTYYSDMDTAHGDGGVREHDVDHLDVYTHAADLRGYLKFDRWGVPVEDGRVLTDETVELTLGDTVNDRVRFATDPDVL; encoded by the coding sequence ATGCACTTCGACCCGCGCGAACAGGCAGCGCTTCGCGAGGTCGGGCTCGACGCCGACGACCTCCGCACTGCCTCCGACCTCATCGCCGACGCGGTCGGCGAGACCGCCGAAGACCTCGCCGCCTTCTTCGAGGACGGCGGGACGTACTACTCGGACATGGACACCGCACACGGCGACGGCGGCGTCCGCGAGCACGACGTGGACCACCTCGACGTGTACACCCACGCGGCAGACCTCAGGGGCTACCTGAAGTTCGACCGCTGGGGCGTCCCCGTCGAGGACGGTCGCGTGTTGACCGACGAGACGGTCGAGCTCACGCTCGGCGACACCGTGAACGACCGCGTACGCTTCGCGACCGATCCCGACGTGCTATGA
- a CDS encoding DUF1028 domain-containing protein gives MTFSICVREEYTDEQGERQTRFGVAVTTRLPGVGTLCPFASENGAVATQSLVNVELGRRGIEYIDDGLAVDDALQSLLNADDGAPQRQLHGVDADGTFTFSGEECNGWYGHTNGENYTVAGNLLAGEAVVEAVASAYESDAFGDAPLAERLIDALDAGHAEGGDKREHLPVQSAALLVETTEDREVGTYYDDLRVDATETPIADLRETFEEARRGQEILMEEYSDELENDDLDAGEDDAPANAADNDATDEDDAA, from the coding sequence GTGACCTTCAGCATCTGCGTCCGCGAGGAGTACACCGACGAGCAGGGCGAGCGCCAGACGCGGTTTGGCGTCGCCGTCACGACCCGACTCCCCGGCGTCGGAACGCTGTGTCCGTTCGCCTCCGAGAACGGCGCGGTCGCCACTCAGTCGCTCGTGAACGTGGAACTGGGGCGCAGGGGCATCGAGTACATCGACGACGGACTCGCCGTCGACGACGCGCTTCAGTCGCTGCTCAACGCCGACGACGGCGCCCCGCAGCGCCAGCTTCACGGCGTCGACGCCGACGGCACGTTCACCTTCTCGGGCGAGGAGTGCAACGGCTGGTACGGCCACACCAACGGCGAGAACTACACTGTCGCCGGCAACCTCCTCGCGGGCGAGGCGGTGGTCGAGGCGGTCGCCAGCGCCTACGAGTCGGACGCCTTCGGCGACGCCCCGCTCGCCGAGCGGCTGATCGACGCCCTTGACGCGGGTCACGCCGAGGGCGGCGACAAGCGCGAGCACCTCCCCGTCCAGTCGGCGGCGCTGCTCGTGGAGACGACCGAAGACCGCGAGGTCGGCACCTACTACGACGACCTCCGGGTCGACGCGACGGAGACGCCGATCGCCGACCTTCGCGAGACGTTCGAGGAGGCGCGACGCGGACAGGAGATCCTCATGGAGGAGTACAGCGACGAGTTGGAGAACGACGACCTCGACGCGGGCGAGGACGACGCGCCTGCGAACGCGGCGGACAACGACGCGACCGACGAGGACGACGCGGCGTAG
- a CDS encoding cell division protein SepF, which produces MGIMSKILGGGGTHSAEDYVELDLDDFENARGGAGMQVHIAEIADQRDVIDIKDAVYDGDFVIADITRHSTTDQTVERIIDDLRQVVGEVDGDIVQKGDDQLIITPTGVTVSREKLGE; this is translated from the coding sequence ATGGGCATCATGAGTAAGATCCTCGGGGGCGGGGGGACCCACAGCGCCGAGGACTACGTCGAACTGGACCTCGACGACTTCGAGAACGCCCGGGGCGGCGCCGGGATGCAGGTCCATATCGCCGAGATCGCCGACCAGCGGGACGTCATCGACATCAAGGACGCCGTCTACGACGGGGACTTCGTCATCGCCGACATCACCCGCCACTCCACGACGGACCAGACGGTCGAACGGATCATCGACGACCTCCGGCAGGTCGTCGGCGAGGTCGACGGCGACATCGTCCAGAAGGGCGACGACCAGCTCATCATCACGCCCACCGGCGTGACCGTGAGCCGCGAGAAACTCGGCGAGTAA
- a CDS encoding RNA-binding protein: MDVKSRHHLRSDAVSEIREALADRLGVDLGGDSFELVELTDSPFDLVLVDGDPDVLYYEGDGGDREPFLTVRGANDHPPERGVVTVDAGAVSFVSDGADVMRPGITEADDSIAEGDLVAVAEETHGKVLGVGRALVGGAEMVGDSGKVVSSLHHVGDDLYEFSV; this comes from the coding sequence ATGGACGTGAAGTCACGCCACCACCTCCGAAGCGACGCCGTCTCCGAGATCCGCGAGGCGCTCGCCGATCGCCTCGGTGTCGACCTCGGGGGCGACTCCTTCGAGCTGGTCGAGCTGACCGACTCGCCGTTCGACCTGGTGCTCGTCGACGGCGATCCGGACGTGCTGTACTACGAGGGCGACGGCGGGGACCGCGAGCCGTTTCTCACGGTCCGCGGCGCCAACGACCACCCACCCGAGCGCGGCGTCGTCACCGTCGACGCCGGCGCGGTGTCGTTCGTCTCCGACGGCGCCGACGTGATGCGTCCGGGGATCACCGAGGCCGACGACTCGATCGCCGAGGGCGACCTCGTCGCGGTCGCCGAGGAGACCCACGGGAAGGTGCTCGGCGTCGGCCGCGCGCTCGTCGGCGGCGCCGAGATGGTCGGCGACTCCGGAAAGGTCGTCTCGTCGCTGCACCACGTCGGCGACGACCTCTACGAGTTCTCCGTCTGA
- a CDS encoding PrsW family intramembrane metalloprotease produces the protein MAKKERTDPIEEAADSSVDLYDVATWEERTSLDGLAVAVYRILSGSARWGTILVAALLLIGIGGFSAVTNPAIGALTLLSAIPALALAAYVYSSDVTTNEPLGLLVATFLLGVLTANFAAILNSVAQPYFRPIGFIGTVLFFFLIVGPVEETVKLLAVRLYAYGHDSFDSVLDGAVYGAMAGLGFAFIENALYISRGIEQTGLDLGLGLIGIGGGITFTRALAGPGHVIYSAFAGYYLGLAKFNPENRGPIVVKGLIIAALIHATYNSTVGIGSAALNAFVGLPSLASSFVYIALFDGVFALILLRKINRYRTAYADAHEAEDAGEEAQRSELTEFDA, from the coding sequence ATGGCCAAGAAGGAGCGGACTGATCCGATCGAGGAGGCGGCCGATTCCTCGGTGGACCTGTACGACGTGGCGACCTGGGAGGAGCGAACGTCGCTTGACGGACTCGCCGTCGCGGTCTATCGGATCCTCTCCGGATCGGCCCGGTGGGGAACGATCCTCGTCGCGGCGCTGCTGCTGATCGGGATCGGCGGGTTCTCCGCGGTGACGAACCCCGCGATCGGAGCGCTCACGCTGCTGTCGGCGATCCCGGCGCTGGCGCTGGCCGCGTACGTGTACAGCTCGGACGTCACCACGAACGAACCGCTGGGGCTGCTCGTCGCGACGTTCCTGCTCGGCGTGCTCACCGCGAACTTCGCGGCGATCCTCAACTCCGTCGCCCAGCCGTACTTCCGCCCGATCGGCTTCATCGGGACGGTGCTGTTCTTCTTCCTGATCGTCGGGCCCGTCGAGGAGACCGTGAAGCTGCTCGCGGTCAGACTGTACGCCTACGGGCACGACAGCTTCGATTCGGTGCTCGACGGCGCGGTGTACGGCGCGATGGCGGGGCTCGGCTTCGCGTTCATCGAGAACGCGCTGTACATCTCCCGCGGCATCGAACAGACCGGCCTCGATTTGGGACTGGGATTGATCGGGATCGGCGGCGGGATCACGTTCACCCGCGCGCTCGCCGGACCGGGCCACGTCATCTACTCGGCGTTCGCGGGCTACTACCTCGGACTGGCGAAGTTCAACCCCGAGAACCGCGGCCCCATCGTCGTGAAGGGGCTGATCATCGCAGCACTCATCCACGCCACGTACAACTCCACTGTCGGGATCGGCTCGGCCGCGTTGAACGCGTTCGTCGGACTGCCGTCGCTGGCGTCGTCGTTCGTCTACATCGCGCTGTTCGACGGCGTGTTCGCGTTGATCCTCCTACGCAAGATCAACCGGTACCGCACGGCCTACGCCGACGCCCACGAGGCCGAGGACGCCGGCGAGGAGGCACAGCGCTCGGAGCTGACCGAGTTCGACGCCTGA
- a CDS encoding DUF7562 family protein, with amino-acid sequence MWGSRRDRDRSGVICIACGESLPREDAREYDKEGDRWSRRDKEFEYLCKECYRNLSHQPRGELEALLVDVEAAAGGDSQEAYVEAYQREVDRRYGEAEADAEDTEGRRD; translated from the coding sequence ATGTGGGGTTCCCGGCGGGACCGGGACCGGTCCGGCGTCATCTGTATCGCCTGCGGCGAGTCGCTCCCCCGCGAGGACGCTCGCGAGTACGACAAGGAGGGAGACCGCTGGAGTCGCCGCGACAAAGAGTTCGAGTACCTCTGCAAGGAGTGTTACCGTAATTTGTCTCACCAGCCGCGCGGCGAACTGGAGGCGCTGTTGGTCGATGTCGAGGCGGCCGCCGGCGGCGACTCACAGGAGGCGTACGTCGAGGCGTACCAGCGCGAGGTCGACCGACGCTACGGCGAGGCGGAAGCCGACGCAGAAGACACCGAGGGGCGTCGCGACTGA